The Streptomyces sp. DH-12 genome has a window encoding:
- a CDS encoding anthranilate synthase component I — translation MDLETFRKLAADRRVVPVTRKLLADGDTPVALYRKLAAERPGTFLLESAENGRSWSRYSFVGVRSAATLTERDGQAHWEGVPPVGVPVDGDPLAALRATLQTLHTPRDLAQDLGLPPFTGGMVGYLGYDIVRRLEKIGPGERDDLRLPELTMLLTSDLAVMDHWEGSVWLIANAINHNDLETGVDEAYADAVARLDAMEADLARPVAQPPAVLPPSELPEYTALWGGPDFQQAVEDVKERIRAGEAFQVVPSQRFETPCTASALDVYRVLRATNPSPYMYLFRFDGFDVAGSSPEALVKVEDGQAMVHPIAGTRHRGATPQEDQALAEELLADPKERAEHLMLVDLGRNDLGRVCEPGSVEVVDFMSIERYSHVMHIVSTVTGRVAAGRTAFDVLTACFPAGTLSGAPKPRALRIIDELEPSRRGLYGGCVGYLDFAGDSDTAIAIRTALLRDGTAYVQAGAGIVADSDPVAEDTECRNKAAAVLRAVHTANRLGDG, via the coding sequence ATGGACCTCGAGACCTTCCGCAAGCTCGCCGCCGACCGCCGGGTCGTCCCGGTCACCCGCAAGCTGCTCGCCGACGGCGACACCCCGGTCGCGCTCTACCGCAAGCTCGCCGCCGAGCGCCCCGGCACCTTCCTGCTGGAGTCCGCGGAGAACGGGAGGTCCTGGTCCCGCTACTCCTTCGTCGGCGTGCGGTCGGCCGCCACCCTCACCGAGCGCGACGGGCAGGCCCACTGGGAGGGCGTCCCGCCCGTCGGCGTGCCCGTCGACGGCGACCCGCTCGCCGCGCTGCGCGCCACCCTGCAGACCCTGCACACCCCGCGCGACCTCGCCCAGGACCTCGGCCTGCCGCCCTTCACCGGCGGCATGGTCGGCTACCTCGGCTACGACATCGTGCGCCGCCTGGAGAAGATCGGCCCCGGCGAGCGGGACGACCTGAGGCTCCCCGAGCTGACCATGCTGCTCACCAGCGACCTCGCCGTCATGGACCACTGGGAGGGCTCCGTCTGGTTGATCGCCAACGCGATCAACCACAACGACCTGGAGACCGGCGTCGACGAGGCGTACGCGGACGCCGTGGCCCGTCTCGACGCCATGGAGGCCGACCTGGCCCGCCCGGTGGCCCAGCCCCCGGCCGTGCTGCCGCCCTCCGAACTGCCCGAGTACACCGCGCTGTGGGGCGGCCCCGACTTCCAGCAGGCCGTCGAGGACGTCAAGGAGCGCATCCGCGCGGGCGAGGCCTTCCAGGTCGTCCCCTCCCAGCGGTTCGAGACGCCCTGCACCGCGAGCGCCCTGGACGTCTACCGGGTGCTGCGGGCCACCAATCCGTCGCCGTACATGTACCTGTTCCGGTTCGACGGCTTCGACGTGGCCGGGTCGTCGCCCGAGGCGCTGGTGAAGGTCGAGGACGGGCAGGCGATGGTGCACCCCATTGCCGGCACCCGGCACCGCGGCGCCACCCCGCAGGAGGACCAGGCGCTCGCCGAGGAACTGCTCGCCGACCCCAAGGAGCGCGCCGAGCACCTGATGCTCGTCGACCTCGGCCGCAACGACCTCGGACGGGTCTGCGAACCCGGCTCCGTCGAGGTCGTGGACTTCATGTCGATCGAGCGCTACTCGCACGTGATGCACATCGTCTCCACGGTCACCGGGCGGGTCGCCGCCGGCCGCACCGCCTTCGACGTGCTCACCGCCTGCTTCCCGGCCGGCACCCTCTCCGGCGCCCCCAAGCCCCGCGCCCTGCGGATCATCGACGAGCTCGAGCCGTCCCGGCGCGGCCTGTACGGCGGCTGCGTCGGTTACCTCGACTTCGCCGGCGACTCCGACACGGCCATCGCCATCCGCACCGCCCTGCTGCGCGACGGCACCGCGTACGTGCAGGCCGGCGCGGGGATCGTGGCCGACTCCGACCCGGTCGCCGAGGACACCGAGTGCCGCAACAAGGCGGCCGCGGTGCTGCGCGCCGTCCACACCGCGAACCGGCTCGGTGACGGCTGA
- a CDS encoding Rid family hydrolase: MTQEAVRRVQSGNPWEEILGSARAVAAGDLVLVAGTTAFRGDVLHGEGDPYEQAKAAFTHALEALGQFGLGVGSVIRTRLHLAHARDVDEACRAHKELFDAVRPVTTLLVVEGFVDSRVLVSVELEAFRGAVES; this comes from the coding sequence ATGACGCAGGAAGCCGTGCGGCGCGTGCAGAGCGGGAACCCCTGGGAGGAGATCCTCGGCTCCGCGCGCGCCGTCGCGGCCGGCGATCTCGTCCTGGTCGCGGGCACCACCGCGTTCCGGGGCGACGTGCTGCACGGGGAGGGCGACCCGTACGAACAGGCCAAGGCGGCCTTCACTCACGCGCTGGAGGCGCTCGGACAGTTCGGGCTCGGCGTGGGATCCGTGATCCGCACCCGCCTCCATCTCGCCCACGCGCGGGACGTGGACGAGGCCTGCCGCGCGCACAAGGAGCTGTTCGACGCGGTCCGCCCGGTCACCACGCTGCTGGTGGTCGAGGGCTTCGTCGACTCGCGCGTACTGGTCTCAGTGGAACTCGAAGCATTCAGAGGAGCCGTGGAGTCATGA
- the hisH gene encoding imidazole glycerol phosphate synthase subunit HisH yields MSATKKVVVFDYGFGNVRSAERALARAGADVEITRDFDTAMNADGLLVPGVGAFAACMTGLKEARGDWIVDRRLAGGRPVMGICVGMQILFARGIEHGVEAEGLDEWPGSVEPLQADVVPHMGWNTVDAPEGSRLFAGLDADARFYFVHSYAVHDWTFETANPAMEAPLVTWTTHGKPFVAAVENGALWATQFHPEKSGDAGAQLLTNWIGTL; encoded by the coding sequence TTGAGCGCCACCAAGAAGGTCGTGGTCTTCGACTACGGCTTCGGCAACGTCCGCTCCGCCGAGCGCGCCCTCGCGCGCGCCGGGGCCGACGTCGAGATCACCCGCGACTTCGACACGGCGATGAACGCCGACGGACTGCTCGTGCCCGGCGTCGGCGCCTTCGCCGCCTGCATGACGGGCCTCAAGGAGGCCCGCGGCGACTGGATCGTCGACCGCCGCCTGGCCGGCGGCCGCCCGGTCATGGGCATCTGCGTCGGCATGCAGATCCTCTTCGCCCGCGGCATCGAGCACGGCGTCGAGGCCGAGGGCCTCGACGAGTGGCCCGGCTCGGTCGAGCCCCTCCAGGCCGACGTCGTGCCCCACATGGGCTGGAACACCGTGGACGCCCCGGAGGGCTCCCGGCTCTTCGCCGGTCTGGACGCGGACGCGCGCTTCTACTTCGTGCACTCCTACGCCGTCCACGACTGGACGTTCGAGACCGCGAACCCGGCCATGGAGGCCCCGCTCGTCACCTGGACCACCCACGGCAAGCCCTTCGTGGCCGCCGTGGAGAACGGCGCCCTGTGGGCCACCCAGTTCCACCCCGAGAAGTCCGGCGACGCCGGCGCCCAGCTCCTCACCAACTGGATCGGAACCCTGTAG
- a CDS encoding oxidoreductase translates to MAEGVRSQDGEPPEHLTAAEAGMWQAFRNGSVYDLSCGDALVDDPHGGHPWGPERTVRARVVCWLLLDGPPPLAGRVSSLKLVGVRISGPLDLAGGTVEPYVEMHGCRFERDVLLPEARFTTLRLVDCSVPRLEAARLSTEGDLHLPRCRFLGGIRLTDARIGTDLLLNQAVVHRDRSGRSIAGDGMSVGQDLQAEMLESYGELSLRGATVGVSMSLRGARLVNPHARLALNAPQLTVERSLYLTPAGVGAHARSGMTPARGTRIQRFTCEGGIRLDDGRFGDAVDFEGASFTFTDEQELSLRRVQTPELRFLGQRPARGRVVLSGARVVNLVDRADSWPGPGRLHMGGFAYENLVPRGPFPLALRLRWVDVASAEYTPEPYERLAAVLRGSGADEDAREVLLAKQRRRRESLPLAAKLWGYAQDWTVAYGYRPGRAAVWMAVLWAAGSVVFARADHPPLKAGEHPAWNPALFALDLLLPVIDLGQVGFWQLRGGWQWLSTAFILLGWVLATTVAAGATRTLRRT, encoded by the coding sequence GTGGCCGAGGGGGTGAGATCGCAGGACGGCGAGCCGCCGGAGCACCTGACCGCCGCGGAGGCAGGGATGTGGCAGGCCTTCCGCAACGGCAGCGTGTACGACCTGAGCTGCGGCGACGCGCTGGTCGACGACCCCCACGGAGGGCACCCCTGGGGGCCCGAGCGCACCGTCCGGGCCCGGGTGGTGTGCTGGCTGCTGCTGGACGGCCCGCCCCCGCTGGCCGGCCGCGTCTCCTCGCTGAAGCTGGTCGGCGTGCGGATCAGCGGTCCGCTGGACCTGGCCGGGGGCACGGTCGAGCCCTACGTGGAGATGCACGGCTGCCGTTTCGAGCGGGACGTGCTGCTGCCGGAGGCGCGGTTCACCACGTTGCGGCTGGTGGACTGCTCCGTACCCCGGCTGGAGGCCGCCCGGCTGAGCACCGAGGGCGATCTGCACCTGCCGCGCTGCCGCTTCCTGGGCGGCATCCGGCTCACCGACGCCCGGATCGGCACGGACCTGCTGCTCAACCAGGCGGTCGTGCACCGCGACCGCAGCGGCCGCTCCATAGCCGGCGACGGGATGAGCGTCGGCCAGGACCTCCAGGCGGAGATGCTGGAGTCGTACGGCGAGCTGAGCCTGCGCGGCGCCACCGTCGGTGTGTCCATGAGCCTGCGCGGCGCACGGCTGGTCAACCCGCACGCCCGGCTCGCGCTGAACGCGCCGCAGCTGACCGTCGAGCGCTCGCTGTACCTGACGCCGGCCGGGGTGGGGGCGCACGCCCGCAGCGGCATGACCCCCGCGCGGGGCACGCGCATCCAGCGGTTCACGTGCGAGGGCGGGATCCGGCTGGACGACGGACGGTTCGGGGACGCGGTCGACTTCGAGGGGGCCTCGTTCACCTTCACCGACGAGCAGGAGCTGTCGCTGCGCCGGGTGCAGACCCCGGAGCTGCGCTTCCTCGGGCAGCGGCCGGCGCGCGGACGGGTGGTGCTGTCGGGGGCGCGGGTGGTGAACCTGGTGGACCGGGCGGACAGCTGGCCCGGACCCGGCCGGCTGCACATGGGCGGCTTCGCCTACGAGAACCTGGTGCCGCGCGGCCCGTTCCCGCTGGCGCTGCGGCTGCGCTGGGTGGACGTGGCGAGCGCCGAGTACACCCCGGAGCCGTACGAGCGGCTGGCGGCCGTGCTGCGGGGGAGCGGGGCGGACGAGGACGCCCGCGAGGTGCTGCTGGCCAAGCAGCGGCGGCGCCGCGAGAGCCTGCCGCTCGCCGCGAAGCTCTGGGGCTACGCGCAGGACTGGACGGTCGCCTACGGGTACCGCCCGGGCCGGGCGGCGGTGTGGATGGCGGTGCTGTGGGCGGCCGGTTCGGTGGTCTTCGCACGGGCGGACCATCCGCCGCTGAAGGCCGGCGAGCACCCGGCCTGGAACCCGGCGCTGTTCGCCCTGGACCTGCTGCTCCCGGTGATCGACCTGGGGCAGGTGGGGTTCTGGCAGCTGCGCGGCGGCTGGCAGTGGCTGTCGACGGCGTTCATCCTGCTGGGCTGGGTCCTGGCGACGACGGTGGCGGCGGGGGCGACCCGCACGCTGCGGCGTACGTGA
- the hisF gene encoding imidazole glycerol phosphate synthase subunit HisF: MTLAVRVIPCLDVDGGRVVKGVNFQNLRDAGDPVEMAKVYDAEGADELTFLDITASSGNRGTTYDVVRRTAEQVFIPLTVGGGVRTAEDVDKLLRAGADKVGVNTAAIARPDLIREIAERFGRQVLVLSVDARRTEGGSFEVTTHGGRRGTGIDAVEWAHRAAELGAGEILLNSMDADGTKDGYDLEMIAAVRKHVTIPVIASGGAGRLADFPPAVAAGADAVLAASVFHFGDLRIGEVKQTLRDAGHPVR, translated from the coding sequence ATGACCCTGGCGGTCCGAGTCATCCCCTGCCTGGACGTGGACGGCGGCCGGGTCGTCAAGGGCGTCAACTTCCAGAACCTGCGCGACGCGGGCGACCCCGTCGAGATGGCCAAGGTGTACGACGCCGAGGGCGCCGACGAGCTGACGTTCCTGGACATCACCGCCTCCTCCGGCAACCGCGGGACCACCTACGACGTGGTCCGCCGCACCGCCGAGCAGGTGTTCATCCCGCTCACCGTGGGCGGCGGCGTGCGCACCGCCGAGGACGTCGACAAGCTGCTGCGGGCCGGCGCCGACAAGGTCGGCGTGAACACCGCCGCCATCGCCCGGCCCGACCTCATCCGTGAGATCGCCGAGCGGTTCGGCCGCCAGGTGCTCGTCCTCTCGGTCGACGCCCGGCGCACCGAGGGCGGGTCCTTCGAGGTCACCACGCACGGCGGCCGCCGCGGGACCGGCATCGACGCCGTGGAGTGGGCGCACCGCGCCGCCGAGCTGGGCGCGGGCGAGATCCTGCTCAACTCCATGGACGCCGACGGCACCAAGGACGGCTACGACCTGGAGATGATCGCCGCCGTGCGCAAGCACGTCACGATCCCCGTGATCGCCTCCGGCGGCGCCGGCCGGCTCGCCGACTTCCCGCCCGCGGTCGCCGCCGGCGCGGACGCGGTGCTGGCCGCCTCGGTGTTCCACTTCGGCGACCTGCGCATCGGCGAGGTCAAGCAGACCCTCAGGGACGCCGGCCACCCGGTGCGGTGA
- the hisD gene encoding histidinol dehydrogenase, whose protein sequence is MISRIDLRGDALPEGSALRDLLPRADFDVAAALEKVRPICEDVHHRGDAALIDFAERFDGVKLDQVRVPAAALERALEELDPAVRAALEESVRRARLVHRAQRRTTHTTQVVPGGTVTEKWVPVDRVGLYAPGGRSVYPSSVIMNAVPAQEAGVPSIALASPAQAEFGGLPHPTILAACALLGVDEVYAAGGATAVAMFAYGTESCPPANMVTGPGNIWVAAAKRYFTGRIGIDAEAGPTEIAILADATADPVHVASDLISQAEHDPLAAAVLVTDSPDLADAVEKELEPQVRASKHVEERIAPALGGRQSAIVLVDGVDEGLRVVDAYGAEHLEIQTADAAAVADRVRNAGAIFVGPWSPVSLGDYAAGSNHVLPTGGCACHSSGLSVQSFLRGIHVVDYTEDALAEVAHHVVTLAEAEDLPAHGAAIKARFGWKVPEDK, encoded by the coding sequence GTGATCTCGCGAATCGACCTGCGCGGCGACGCCCTCCCCGAGGGCTCCGCCCTGCGTGACCTGCTGCCCCGTGCCGACTTCGACGTCGCGGCCGCCCTGGAGAAGGTGCGGCCCATCTGCGAGGACGTGCATCATCGCGGCGACGCGGCGCTGATCGACTTCGCCGAGCGCTTCGACGGCGTGAAGCTGGACCAGGTCCGGGTGCCCGCCGCCGCGCTGGAGCGCGCGCTGGAGGAGCTCGACCCGGCCGTGCGTGCCGCCCTGGAGGAGTCGGTCCGCCGGGCCCGCCTGGTCCACCGCGCGCAGCGCCGCACCACGCACACCACCCAGGTCGTGCCCGGCGGCACGGTCACCGAGAAGTGGGTGCCCGTCGACCGCGTCGGGCTGTACGCGCCCGGCGGCCGGTCCGTCTACCCGTCCTCCGTGATCATGAACGCGGTGCCCGCCCAGGAGGCCGGCGTCCCGTCGATCGCGCTCGCCTCGCCGGCCCAGGCCGAGTTCGGCGGCCTGCCGCACCCGACCATCCTGGCCGCCTGCGCCCTGCTCGGCGTCGACGAGGTCTACGCGGCTGGCGGCGCCACCGCCGTCGCGATGTTCGCGTACGGCACCGAGTCCTGCCCGCCCGCCAACATGGTCACCGGCCCGGGCAACATCTGGGTCGCCGCCGCCAAGCGGTACTTCACCGGCAGGATCGGCATCGACGCCGAGGCCGGCCCGACCGAGATCGCGATCCTCGCGGACGCCACGGCCGACCCGGTGCACGTCGCCTCCGACCTGATCAGCCAGGCCGAGCACGACCCGCTGGCCGCCGCCGTCCTGGTCACCGACTCCCCGGACCTCGCGGACGCGGTGGAGAAGGAGCTGGAGCCTCAGGTCAGGGCCAGCAAGCACGTCGAGGAGCGGATCGCGCCCGCCCTCGGCGGCAGGCAGTCCGCCATCGTGCTGGTCGACGGCGTCGACGAGGGCCTGCGGGTCGTCGACGCCTACGGCGCCGAGCACCTGGAGATCCAGACCGCCGACGCCGCCGCGGTCGCCGACCGGGTGCGCAACGCCGGCGCGATCTTCGTCGGCCCCTGGTCCCCGGTCTCCCTCGGCGACTACGCGGCCGGCTCCAACCACGTGCTGCCCACCGGCGGCTGCGCCTGCCACTCCTCGGGCCTGTCCGTGCAGTCCTTCCTGCGCGGCATCCACGTCGTCGACTACACGGAGGACGCGCTGGCCGAGGTCGCGCACCACGTGGTGACGCTGGCGGAGGCGGAGGACCTGCCCGCGCACGGCGCGGCGATCAAGGCCAGGTTCGGCTGGAAGGTGCCCGAGGACAAGTGA
- a CDS encoding TIGR03085 family metal-binding protein — translation MSTHAKRERLLLADLLETAGPDAPTLCEGWTTRDLAAHVVVRERRPDAAGGILVKQLASRLERVTAEFLAKPYDELIRLIRTGPPRFSPFSLKQVDEMSNVIEFYVHAEDVRRAQPDWTPRELDPVFQDALWSRLERSARLLGRGVPTGLVLRRPDGQTAVARRGTPVVTVTGEPSELVMFGYGRQSAAKVELDGDENAIAELRATKQLGI, via the coding sequence ATGTCGACCCATGCCAAGCGTGAACGCCTCCTCCTGGCCGACCTGCTGGAGACCGCGGGCCCGGACGCGCCCACCCTCTGCGAGGGCTGGACCACCCGGGACCTGGCCGCGCACGTGGTGGTGCGCGAGCGCCGTCCGGACGCGGCGGGCGGCATCCTGGTGAAGCAGCTGGCGTCCCGTCTGGAGCGGGTGACGGCGGAGTTCCTGGCGAAGCCGTACGACGAGCTGATCCGGCTGATCCGCACCGGCCCGCCGCGCTTCTCCCCCTTCTCGCTCAAGCAGGTCGACGAGATGTCGAACGTGATCGAGTTCTACGTGCACGCGGAGGACGTCCGCCGGGCGCAGCCGGACTGGACGCCGCGCGAGCTGGACCCGGTGTTCCAGGACGCCCTGTGGTCGCGGCTGGAGCGTTCGGCCCGGCTGCTGGGCCGCGGGGTGCCGACCGGACTGGTGCTGCGCCGGCCGGACGGGCAGACGGCGGTGGCGCGTCGCGGGACCCCGGTGGTGACGGTGACCGGGGAGCCGTCCGAGCTGGTGATGTTCGGCTACGGCCGGCAGAGCGCCGCGAAGGTCGAGCTGGACGGCGACGAGAACGCGATCGCCGAGCTGCGCGCCACCAAGCAGCTCGGCATCTGA
- a CDS encoding VOC family protein — translation MIKVAMTSVYVEDVARAHAFYTGVLGFETRTHVDPGGGAPFVTVGARAGAQPDLELLLEPGDGPIAGPYRRAVREAGLPAIVFSVDDLRAEFERLRGEGVHFVREPERQGPVLTALLDDTVGNLIQLTQPLG, via the coding sequence GTGATCAAGGTCGCCATGACGAGTGTGTACGTGGAGGACGTGGCCAGGGCGCACGCCTTCTACACCGGGGTGCTCGGCTTCGAGACCCGCACCCATGTGGACCCGGGCGGCGGCGCGCCGTTCGTCACCGTGGGGGCGCGCGCGGGCGCCCAGCCGGATCTGGAGCTGCTGCTCGAGCCGGGCGACGGGCCGATCGCGGGGCCCTACCGCCGTGCGGTGCGCGAGGCGGGGCTGCCGGCGATCGTGTTCTCCGTGGACGACCTCCGCGCGGAGTTCGAGCGGCTGCGCGGGGAGGGCGTCCACTTCGTCCGGGAGCCGGAGAGGCAGGGCCCGGTGCTGACCGCGCTGCTGGACGACACGGTCGGCAATCTGATCCAGCTCACGCAGCCGCTCGGCTGA
- the hisB gene encoding imidazoleglycerol-phosphate dehydratase HisB encodes MTRVGRVERTTKETSVLVEIDLDGTGRTEISTGVGFYDHMLDQLGRHGLFDLTVKTEGDLHIDSHHTIEDTALALGAAFKQALGDKVGIYRFGNCTVPLDESLAQVTVDLSGRPYLVHTEPENMAPMIGSYDVTMTRHILESFVAQAQIALHVHVPYGRNAHHIVECQFKALARALRYACERDPRAAGILPSTKGAL; translated from the coding sequence ATGACCCGCGTAGGACGCGTGGAACGCACCACCAAGGAAACCTCCGTGCTCGTCGAGATCGACCTCGACGGCACCGGGAGGACGGAGATCTCCACCGGGGTCGGCTTCTACGACCACATGCTCGACCAGCTCGGCCGGCACGGTCTGTTCGACCTGACCGTGAAGACCGAGGGCGACCTGCACATCGACTCCCACCACACCATCGAGGACACCGCCCTCGCGCTCGGCGCCGCCTTCAAGCAGGCGCTCGGGGACAAGGTGGGCATCTACCGCTTCGGCAACTGCACGGTCCCGCTGGACGAGTCGCTCGCCCAGGTCACCGTCGACCTCTCCGGCCGCCCCTACCTCGTGCACACCGAGCCCGAGAACATGGCGCCGATGATCGGCTCCTACGACGTGACGATGACCCGGCACATCCTGGAGTCCTTCGTCGCCCAGGCGCAGATCGCGCTGCACGTGCACGTGCCCTACGGGCGCAACGCCCACCACATCGTGGAGTGCCAGTTCAAGGCCCTCGCCCGGGCCCTGCGCTACGCCTGTGAGCGCGACCCGCGCGCGGCCGGCATCCTGCCCTCCACGAAGGGCGCGCTGTGA
- a CDS encoding histidinol-phosphate transaminase — translation MSDVSIDDLPVRDELRGKSPYGAPQLDVPVRLNTNENPYPLPEPLVERIAERVREAARDLNRYPDRDAVELRTRLAAYLTKTAGHPVAPENVWAANGSNEVIQQLLQTFGGPGRTALGFEPSYSMHGLIARGTGTGWIPGPRGEDFSLDLSAAEKAIAEHRPDVVFVTTPNNPTGTAVPADAVRALYDAAQAARPSIVVVDEAYVEFSHGDSLLPLLDGRPHLVISRTMSKAFGAAGLRLGYLAAHPAVVDAVQLVRLPYHLSAVTQATALAALEHTDTLLGYVEQLKAERDRLVAELRSLGYEVTDSDANFVQFGRFPDSHAVWRQILDRGVLVRDNGVPGWLRVTAGTPSENDAFLDAVREIKKEQSA, via the coding sequence GTGAGCGACGTGAGCATCGACGATCTGCCCGTGCGGGACGAGCTGCGCGGCAAGTCCCCCTACGGCGCGCCCCAGCTGGACGTCCCCGTGCGGCTGAACACCAACGAGAACCCCTACCCGCTGCCCGAGCCGCTGGTCGAGCGGATCGCCGAGCGGGTCCGCGAGGCCGCCCGGGACCTCAACCGCTACCCCGACCGGGACGCGGTCGAGCTGCGCACCCGGCTGGCCGCGTACCTGACGAAGACCGCCGGCCACCCGGTCGCCCCGGAGAACGTGTGGGCGGCCAACGGCTCCAACGAGGTCATCCAGCAACTGCTGCAGACCTTCGGCGGACCCGGCCGCACCGCGCTCGGCTTCGAGCCCTCGTACTCGATGCACGGCCTGATCGCGCGCGGCACCGGCACCGGCTGGATCCCCGGGCCGCGCGGCGAGGACTTCTCCCTCGACCTGTCCGCCGCGGAGAAGGCGATCGCCGAGCACCGGCCGGACGTCGTCTTCGTCACCACCCCCAACAACCCCACCGGCACCGCGGTCCCCGCCGACGCGGTGCGCGCGCTGTACGACGCCGCTCAGGCCGCCAGGCCCTCGATCGTGGTCGTCGACGAGGCGTACGTGGAGTTCAGCCACGGCGACTCGCTGCTGCCGCTGCTCGACGGACGCCCCCACCTGGTGATCTCCCGCACCATGTCGAAGGCGTTCGGCGCGGCCGGCCTGCGCCTCGGCTACCTGGCCGCGCACCCCGCGGTCGTCGACGCCGTCCAGCTGGTGCGGCTGCCGTACCACCTGTCGGCGGTCACCCAGGCGACCGCGCTGGCCGCCCTGGAGCACACCGACACCCTGCTCGGCTACGTCGAGCAGCTCAAGGCGGAGCGCGACCGGCTGGTCGCCGAACTGCGCTCCCTGGGCTACGAGGTGACCGACTCCGACGCCAACTTCGTCCAGTTCGGACGCTTCCCCGACTCCCACGCCGTATGGCGGCAGATCCTCGACCGGGGCGTCCTGGTCCGGGACAACGGCGTACCGGGATGGCTGCGGGTCACCGCGGGCACCCCGTCCGAGAACGACGCGTTCCTCGACGCGGTACGTGAGATCAAGAAGGAGCAGAGCGCATGA
- the hisI gene encoding phosphoribosyl-AMP cyclohydrolase, with amino-acid sequence MTSTPARRPATAPQGGASRHSAPPSRLDPEIAARLRRTPDGLLPAIAQQYDTGEVLMLGWMDDEALHRTLTTGRCTYWSRSRQEYWVKGDTSGHVQRVKSVALDCDADTVLVKVDQVGAACHTGDRTCFDADVLLKDAGTGVPAADQ; translated from the coding sequence ATGACCAGCACGCCCGCCCGTCGCCCGGCCACCGCCCCTCAGGGAGGCGCTTCGCGCCACAGCGCTCCGCCCAGCCGCCTCGACCCGGAGATCGCCGCGCGCCTCAGGCGCACCCCCGACGGCCTCCTGCCCGCGATCGCCCAGCAGTACGACACCGGCGAGGTGCTGATGCTGGGCTGGATGGACGACGAGGCGCTGCACCGCACCCTCACCACCGGCCGCTGCACCTACTGGTCGCGCAGCCGCCAGGAGTACTGGGTCAAGGGCGACACCTCCGGGCACGTCCAGCGGGTGAAGTCGGTCGCGCTGGACTGCGACGCGGACACCGTGCTGGTGAAGGTCGACCAGGTGGGCGCCGCCTGCCACACCGGCGACCGCACCTGCTTCGACGCCGACGTGCTGCTGAAGGACGCCGGTACCGGCGTGCCCGCCGCGGATCAGTAG
- the priA gene encoding bifunctional 1-(5-phosphoribosyl)-5-((5-phosphoribosylamino)methylideneamino)imidazole-4-carboxamide isomerase/phosphoribosylanthranilate isomerase PriA: MAKLELLPAVDVRDGQAVRLVHGESGTETSYGSPLEAALAWQRSGAEWLHLVDLDAAFGTGDNRELIAEVTRAMDIKVELSGGIRDDDTLAAALATGCTRVNLGTAALETPEWVAKVIAEHGDRIAVGLDVRGTTLRGRGWTRDGGDLYETLDRLNKEGCARYVVTDIAKDGTLQGPNLELLRNVCAATDRPVVASGGVSSLDDLRAIAELVPLGVEGAIVGKALYAKAFTLEEALEATS, translated from the coding sequence ATGGCCAAGCTCGAACTCCTTCCCGCCGTCGACGTCCGCGACGGCCAGGCCGTCCGCCTCGTGCACGGCGAGTCCGGCACCGAGACCTCCTACGGCTCGCCGCTGGAGGCCGCGCTCGCCTGGCAGCGCTCCGGCGCCGAGTGGCTGCACCTGGTCGACCTGGACGCCGCGTTCGGCACCGGCGACAACCGCGAGCTGATCGCGGAGGTGACCCGGGCGATGGACATCAAGGTGGAGCTGTCCGGTGGCATCCGCGACGACGACACCCTCGCCGCCGCCCTCGCCACCGGCTGCACCCGGGTCAACCTCGGCACGGCCGCCCTGGAGACCCCCGAGTGGGTCGCCAAGGTCATCGCCGAGCACGGCGACAGGATCGCCGTCGGCCTCGACGTGCGCGGCACCACCCTGCGCGGCCGCGGCTGGACCCGTGACGGCGGCGACCTCTACGAGACGCTGGACCGCCTGAACAAGGAGGGCTGCGCCCGCTACGTCGTCACCGACATCGCCAAGGACGGCACCCTCCAGGGCCCCAACCTGGAGCTGCTGAGGAACGTCTGCGCCGCCACCGACCGCCCGGTGGTCGCCTCCGGCGGGGTGTCGTCGCTGGACGACCTGCGGGCGATCGCCGAGCTGGTCCCGCTCGGCGTCGAGGGCGCCATCGTCGGGAAGGCCCTGTACGCCAAGGCGTTCACCCTGGAAGAGGCCCTGGAGGCCACGTCGTGA